From Candidatus Nanopelagicales bacterium, the proteins below share one genomic window:
- a CDS encoding low temperature requirement protein A → MSREVHEAEYNTEEAGRHATNLELFLDLVFVFAVGQIVSVLDGELNLATFARGLLLAWLTWWLWTQFAWLGTSIDLSERSRSQLLVLIAIPLTLLMAIAIPDAYGSTGLQFAGAYLVVNLLCLAIQGRGLWSDPKARAAWLQYGPIAAIAPLLLVIGAYFEGNARTGLWVVAAVINVFSALAAGRQNSEGSRQWRVDPTHFAERHALFVIIVLGEVVVAIGVAASGSELGFSTLIGAGVIAAAAVACAFWWTYFAFIPDAVETALRQAALPKRGRVARDLFTFWHFPLIFGILLFALVAEHVVVDPAHHLDWVNLGVLVLGVALFASALDVIKWLAVRRIGPERLIAIGVVGVICALVGPHVPGALTLAMVSVVLVAMQVITVRRFENARSTFD, encoded by the coding sequence GTGTCCCGAGAAGTGCACGAAGCCGAATACAACACCGAGGAGGCCGGCCGACATGCGACCAATCTGGAATTGTTTCTCGACTTGGTCTTTGTCTTTGCGGTCGGCCAAATTGTCAGTGTCCTCGATGGTGAACTGAACCTCGCCACATTCGCCCGAGGCCTCCTGTTGGCGTGGCTCACGTGGTGGCTATGGACCCAATTCGCGTGGTTGGGAACTTCCATTGACTTAAGTGAGAGATCGAGATCTCAGCTGCTGGTGCTCATTGCTATTCCGTTGACGCTGTTGATGGCGATTGCGATACCGGACGCGTACGGTTCGACTGGCCTGCAGTTCGCGGGCGCCTATCTGGTGGTCAACTTGCTCTGCTTGGCGATCCAAGGTCGTGGCCTGTGGTCAGACCCCAAGGCCCGTGCTGCGTGGCTGCAGTATGGGCCGATTGCCGCGATCGCCCCGCTTCTGCTCGTAATCGGGGCGTACTTCGAGGGGAATGCCCGAACAGGGCTATGGGTAGTCGCCGCAGTCATTAACGTATTCAGCGCGCTGGCGGCTGGACGCCAGAACTCAGAAGGCTCCAGGCAATGGCGAGTCGACCCGACTCACTTCGCCGAACGGCACGCGCTATTCGTCATCATCGTGCTGGGTGAGGTGGTGGTGGCGATCGGAGTAGCGGCGTCCGGTTCCGAACTCGGTTTCAGCACCCTGATCGGGGCAGGGGTTATCGCGGCGGCAGCCGTTGCGTGCGCGTTCTGGTGGACCTACTTCGCGTTTATCCCCGACGCCGTGGAGACGGCATTGCGTCAGGCGGCGCTGCCGAAACGCGGCCGAGTTGCCCGGGACCTATTCACCTTTTGGCACTTTCCGTTGATCTTCGGAATCCTGCTCTTCGCACTGGTCGCGGAGCACGTCGTCGTGGATCCAGCCCACCACCTTGACTGGGTGAACCTGGGCGTGCTTGTCCTCGGTGTTGCGCTCTTCGCTAGTGCCCTTGATGTCATCAAGTGGCTGGCCGTGCGCCGCATCGGACCGGAGCGTCTGATCGCGATCGGCGTGGTTGGCGTGATCTGCGCGCTGGTCGGGCCGCACGTCCCTGGCGCGCTGACGTTGGCGATGGTCAGCGTCGTGTTGGTTGCGATGCAGGTCATTACTGTGCGGCGCTTCGAGAATGCCCGCAGTACGTTCGACTAA
- a CDS encoding methyltransferase domain-containing protein produces the protein MSKVGVDWDSYLADYHAANPGITERLLNRAHDGQGRNPYHDLVDSFPKRPLNALDVACGSAPVAHYLSEATAYVGVDVALNELRAARAHSDQTQVLLADSRALPFRGEEFDSVFCSMALMLMRPVRPAIGEIGRVLAPGGVLAAMFPTTGPPTRHQLLATSALLTGLRTTPKLPQTLTRRAIQTACQSADLTLINYETRRYTLPLESAPDATDVINGLYLPGTSPRRIAQATRLLARIARPGRSLPLHITQFAAVKQVTRTLGAA, from the coding sequence ATGTCTAAGGTGGGAGTCGACTGGGATTCGTATCTAGCGGACTATCACGCCGCGAACCCCGGAATCACCGAACGCCTGCTGAACCGCGCACATGACGGGCAAGGCCGAAACCCGTATCACGATCTGGTGGATTCGTTTCCCAAAAGACCGTTGAACGCTCTCGACGTTGCCTGCGGGTCGGCACCGGTCGCCCACTATCTGTCAGAGGCCACCGCCTACGTCGGTGTGGACGTAGCGCTCAACGAACTTCGTGCCGCTCGCGCGCACAGCGACCAAACCCAGGTACTACTCGCAGACTCAAGGGCGCTGCCATTTCGCGGTGAAGAATTTGACTCCGTCTTCTGCTCAATGGCCCTCATGCTTATGCGTCCAGTACGTCCTGCAATCGGCGAAATCGGCCGGGTGCTCGCCCCAGGCGGCGTCCTTGCAGCGATGTTCCCGACCACGGGACCGCCGACCAGACACCAGCTCTTAGCTACCAGCGCACTACTCACGGGCCTGCGGACGACTCCAAAACTGCCGCAAACACTCACTCGCCGCGCGATACAGACCGCCTGCCAGAGCGCCGACCTCACCCTGATCAACTACGAGACGAGGCGGTACACACTGCCGCTCGAATCGGCACCGGATGCAACGGACGTGATCAACGGCCTGTACCTGCCCGGTACTAGTCCTCGGCGAATCGCGCAGGCGACGCGACTTCTCGCGCGGATTGCGCGCCCCGGCCGCAGCCTCCCTCTGCACATCACCCAGTTCGCCGCCGTCAAGCAGGTCACGAGGACGCTCGGCGCCGCCTGA
- a CDS encoding thioredoxin family protein, whose product MALQSTMVPLGTPMPNVTLPDLDGNPVNTRRSVGDRATLVMFTCNHCPYVRHLEQAIGELTRVFEGPTLDVIAISSNDVEQYPDDDAAGLRSQQQRATWQFDYLIDADQVAATQFNAACTPDFFLYDQQGLLTYRGAFDGSTPKNGVPIDGQMLRTAIEQTIAGQPVPEPHKPSMGCGIKWKPGNDPN is encoded by the coding sequence ATGGCGCTGCAATCCACCATGGTTCCGCTCGGCACTCCGATGCCCAATGTGACACTCCCCGACCTCGACGGCAACCCCGTCAACACCCGCCGCAGCGTCGGTGATCGAGCGACTCTGGTGATGTTCACCTGTAATCACTGCCCGTACGTTCGTCACCTCGAGCAGGCGATCGGCGAGTTGACTCGTGTCTTCGAGGGACCCACCCTCGACGTGATCGCGATCAGCTCCAACGACGTTGAGCAGTACCCAGACGATGACGCCGCCGGCCTGCGCTCCCAGCAGCAGCGGGCCACCTGGCAGTTCGACTACCTCATCGACGCCGACCAGGTTGCGGCGACACAATTCAACGCCGCCTGTACCCCCGACTTCTTCCTCTACGACCAACAAGGACTCCTGACCTACCGCGGCGCCTTCGACGGTTCGACCCCGAAGAACGGCGTCCCGATTGACGGCCAAATGCTGCGAACCGCCATCGAGCAAACCATCGCCGGGCAGCCAGTTCCCGAGCCGCACAAACCATCGATGGGTTGTGGGATCAAATGGAAGCCAGGCAACGATCCCAACTGA
- a CDS encoding NAD(P)/FAD-dependent oxidoreductase, protein MSSHECDMLIVGAGPTGLYAAYYAGFRGFSVAIVDALPEPGGQITAMYPEKDIFDVAGFPVVKGRELVDGLVEQANAFSPTYFLGEQAIEFENHSDGVTVTTDARTRISAKAMVITSGIGSFKPRPIPVGEEWIDKGVVYFVPRLNDHAGKDVVIIGGGDSAFDWAWSLLPIAASVTLVHRREQFRAHASLVDKVRDAGVRLITSAELDGVEGADWIEQVSVKSKADGATETIKAQTVVAALGFIANIGPLAQWGLELEKRHILVDTSMATNMERVYAAGDITHYPGKVALISVGFGEAATAVNNAAPHIDPTHGVFPGHSSGESA, encoded by the coding sequence GTGTCTTCACACGAATGCGACATGCTCATTGTTGGCGCTGGGCCCACCGGCCTTTACGCGGCGTACTACGCCGGGTTCCGCGGCTTCTCGGTAGCGATCGTTGACGCACTACCTGAGCCGGGCGGACAGATCACGGCGATGTACCCCGAGAAGGACATCTTTGACGTCGCCGGCTTCCCCGTGGTCAAGGGACGCGAGCTCGTTGACGGCCTAGTCGAACAAGCCAACGCCTTCAGTCCTACCTACTTCCTGGGCGAGCAGGCAATCGAGTTCGAGAACCACTCCGACGGCGTCACAGTCACAACCGACGCACGGACTCGCATCAGCGCCAAAGCCATGGTCATCACCTCAGGGATCGGGTCCTTTAAGCCGAGACCGATCCCCGTTGGGGAGGAATGGATCGACAAAGGGGTCGTCTACTTCGTTCCTCGGCTTAACGATCACGCGGGCAAGGACGTCGTGATCATCGGGGGTGGCGACTCGGCGTTCGATTGGGCGTGGTCGCTACTGCCGATCGCGGCGTCGGTGACCTTGGTTCACCGGCGCGAGCAGTTCCGAGCGCACGCCTCGCTGGTGGACAAGGTTCGCGACGCTGGCGTGCGGCTCATCACTTCAGCGGAGTTGGACGGCGTTGAGGGTGCCGATTGGATTGAGCAGGTCAGCGTCAAGAGCAAGGCCGACGGGGCCACCGAAACGATCAAAGCTCAGACCGTGGTAGCGGCATTGGGATTCATCGCCAATATTGGTCCACTGGCGCAATGGGGACTGGAATTGGAGAAGCGCCACATCTTGGTCGACACGTCGATGGCGACAAATATGGAGCGCGTCTACGCCGCTGGCGACATTACCCACTACCCGGGGAAGGTCGCCCTGATCTCCGTTGGTTTTGGAGAGGCAGCGACCGCCGTCAACAACGCTGCGCCCCACATCGACCCCACACATGGGGTCTTCCCGGGGCACTCGTCGGGCGAATCGGCATGA
- a CDS encoding carbonic anhydrase translates to MTQFPTESFGDVLAANQDFAAAFRDQHLTGNAARELAVVTCMDSRINPLELLGMKAGDVKILRNAGARVTDDVSRTLLLAAYLLNVRRVLVMPHTNCKMASATEEQIHQQIQDDYGTDTRSFEFRVVEDQLETLGTDVQRIRSLPLMPPGVVVGGALYHVESGVLEPIDC, encoded by the coding sequence ATGACGCAGTTCCCCACTGAATCCTTCGGCGACGTCCTCGCAGCGAACCAGGACTTTGCGGCGGCGTTTCGAGATCAACATCTAACGGGAAACGCCGCGCGCGAACTGGCTGTGGTGACCTGCATGGATTCCCGGATTAACCCCCTTGAGCTACTCGGCATGAAGGCCGGCGACGTGAAGATTCTCCGCAACGCCGGCGCAAGGGTGACTGACGACGTCTCGCGCACCTTGCTCCTGGCCGCGTACCTACTGAACGTGCGACGAGTGCTGGTAATGCCGCACACCAACTGCAAAATGGCCTCCGCGACCGAGGAGCAGATTCACCAGCAGATCCAAGATGACTACGGGACCGACACCCGCAGCTTCGAGTTCCGAGTGGTCGAGGACCAACTAGAGACGCTGGGAACTGATGTGCAGCGCATCCGCTCATTGCCGCTCATGCCGCCGGGAGTGGTCGTCGGTGGGGCCCTCTATCACGTCGAATCTGGCGTGCTCGAGCCGATTGACTGCTGA
- a CDS encoding type IIA DNA topoisomerase subunit B, whose product MAATKETYTARDLSVLEGLDAVRKRPGMYIGSTDSRGLMHCVWEIIDNAVDEALVGQCTQVTVILHRDGSIEVQDNGRGIPIDTERKSRLSGLELVMTKLHAGGKFGGGSYNAAGGLHGVGASVVNALSVRMDAQVDRSGKIHAASFRRGVTGHFDGDGPDAPFSKKSGLQVLGSVPRRRTGTRIRWWPDPQVFTKDTEISFDRLLGRARQTAFLVPTLTLTVRDERTDELREESFKFSGGLDEFVDNLRIGEPVTGVIRLTGDGHFHETVPVLDSKGHMHSQEVERELGVDIALQWENGYETTVRSFVNVIATPSGGTHVAGFERAISKVLNEQLRNAKILKGSEDNVTKDDVLEGMTAVITVRVPEPQFEGQTKEILGTPAASRIVANVVSKQLGAWFATPPRGAKVPARAALEKVANASRARLAARHQRDVARRKTALESSALPAKLVDCRSTDPAVSELFIVEGDSALGTAKLARNSERQALLPIRGKILNVQKANVSDMLKNAECAAILQVIGAGSGRSFELDSVRYGKIILMADADVDGAHIRCLLLTLVHRYMQPLLEAGRVFAAVPPLHRIEVNGRGGKSGEVIYTYSDDEMRRTIERLESEGKSVKDPVQRFKGLGEMDAKQLRDTTMDPAHRLLRRVTSSDTHAAAQVFDLLMGSEVAPRKEFIVAGAADLDRDRIDV is encoded by the coding sequence GTGGCTGCGACCAAAGAGACTTACACGGCCAGGGACCTGTCGGTTCTTGAAGGCTTGGACGCGGTCCGTAAACGACCAGGGATGTATATCGGCTCGACAGACTCTCGCGGCCTCATGCACTGTGTGTGGGAGATCATCGACAACGCAGTCGATGAGGCTCTTGTCGGCCAGTGCACCCAAGTGACCGTGATCCTGCATCGAGACGGCTCCATTGAGGTCCAAGACAATGGCCGCGGAATCCCCATCGATACTGAGCGGAAATCCCGTCTGTCCGGACTCGAGTTGGTGATGACCAAACTGCACGCGGGCGGAAAGTTCGGCGGCGGTTCCTACAACGCGGCTGGCGGCCTGCACGGAGTCGGTGCGAGCGTGGTCAACGCTTTGTCGGTTCGCATGGATGCCCAAGTCGACCGCAGTGGCAAGATCCACGCGGCATCATTCCGGCGAGGGGTCACGGGCCACTTCGACGGTGACGGCCCGGATGCACCCTTCAGTAAGAAGTCCGGTCTGCAAGTGCTCGGATCGGTGCCCCGACGCCGAACCGGAACACGCATCCGGTGGTGGCCAGACCCGCAAGTGTTCACCAAGGACACCGAGATCTCCTTTGACCGGTTGTTGGGTCGCGCGCGGCAGACCGCGTTCCTCGTGCCGACGCTGACGCTGACCGTCCGCGACGAGCGGACAGATGAGCTGCGGGAGGAGAGCTTCAAGTTCTCCGGTGGCCTCGACGAGTTCGTGGACAACCTGCGCATCGGCGAGCCCGTCACTGGAGTCATTCGGCTGACCGGCGACGGCCACTTCCATGAAACCGTGCCGGTGCTCGACTCCAAGGGGCACATGCATTCCCAGGAGGTGGAACGCGAACTCGGCGTTGATATCGCACTGCAGTGGGAGAACGGCTACGAGACCACTGTGCGCTCGTTCGTCAACGTGATCGCCACCCCGAGCGGCGGAACCCATGTCGCTGGATTTGAGCGCGCCATCAGCAAGGTGCTCAACGAGCAACTGCGGAACGCCAAAATCCTCAAGGGCAGCGAAGACAATGTCACTAAAGACGATGTGCTCGAGGGCATGACTGCTGTGATCACCGTGCGCGTGCCGGAGCCGCAGTTCGAGGGCCAGACCAAAGAGATCCTGGGCACACCGGCGGCCTCCCGGATCGTGGCCAACGTCGTGAGCAAGCAACTGGGTGCCTGGTTCGCCACCCCGCCCCGCGGCGCCAAGGTCCCTGCGCGGGCCGCGCTGGAGAAGGTTGCCAACGCGTCGCGAGCCAGGCTCGCCGCACGGCATCAACGGGATGTCGCCCGACGCAAGACCGCGCTGGAATCATCTGCGCTGCCGGCCAAGTTGGTCGACTGCCGAAGCACGGACCCGGCTGTTTCGGAACTCTTCATAGTCGAGGGCGACTCCGCGTTGGGCACCGCCAAGCTGGCCCGCAATAGCGAACGACAGGCGCTGCTGCCGATTCGCGGGAAGATCCTGAACGTTCAGAAGGCCAATGTCTCCGACATGTTGAAGAACGCCGAATGTGCCGCGATCCTGCAGGTCATCGGTGCCGGATCGGGACGATCTTTCGAACTTGATTCAGTCAGATACGGGAAGATCATTTTGATGGCCGACGCCGATGTCGACGGTGCCCACATCCGTTGCCTGCTACTGACCCTTGTGCACCGGTACATGCAGCCACTGCTGGAAGCCGGCAGGGTCTTTGCCGCAGTGCCCCCACTGCACCGCATCGAGGTCAACGGTCGTGGTGGTAAGTCAGGCGAAGTCATCTACACCTACTCCGATGACGAGATGCGCCGAACGATTGAGCGGCTCGAGTCAGAGGGCAAGTCCGTGAAGGATCCGGTTCAGCGATTCAAGGGCCTTGGCGAGATGGATGCCAAGCAACTACGCGACACAACGATGGACCCGGCGCATCGCCTGCTGCGCCGCGTGACGTCCTCAGATACCCACGCCGCAGCGCAGGTCTTCGATCTGCTCATGGGTAGCGAGGTGGCCCCGCGCAAAGAGTTCATCGTCGCCGGGGCAGCTGACCTGGACCGCGACAGAATCGACGTCTAA
- a CDS encoding RNA polymerase sigma factor yields the protein MSPSRTASAPATAKKSPAKKAATSKQKAATNTKSSTAKAPTKKVTAASKAPAKKVTAASKAPAKESAKPAKKPASKKAPAKSTTTKAPAKSSTKSAAKKPATTKAPETKAAAKATPAKAPTKKAATAKAPAKKTATAKAPAKKTATAKSTSGDANLKLVDEPVKKASRSRKAAKAADADVPEAELGAAAVLEKELESELAEDLATVDGAKTADGKKPTEGEAFVLSDVDDTDEPVQQVTQAGATADPVKDYLKQIGKVPLLNAEQEVELAKRIEAGLFAEEKLAAGVKESNLRADLEWISEDGRRAKNHLLEANLRLVVSLAKRYTGRGMLFLDLIQEGNLGLIRAVEKFDYTKGYKFSTYATWWIRQAITRAMADQARTIRIPVHMVEVINKLARVQRQMLQDLGREPTPEELAKELDMTPEKVVEVQKYGREPISLHTPLGEDGDSEFGDLIEDSEAIVPSDAVSFTLLQEQLESVLDTLSEREAGVVRMRFGLTDGQPKTLDEIGKVYGVTRERIRQIESKTMSKLRHPSRSQVLRDYLD from the coding sequence GTGTCGCCGTCCCGCACCGCATCGGCTCCAGCAACCGCCAAGAAGTCACCGGCGAAGAAGGCAGCTACGAGCAAGCAGAAGGCTGCCACAAACACCAAGTCCTCGACTGCGAAGGCTCCGACGAAGAAGGTCACCGCGGCCAGTAAGGCCCCGGCAAAGAAGGTCACCGCGGCTAGTAAGGCCCCCGCCAAGGAATCGGCGAAGCCCGCGAAGAAGCCCGCATCAAAGAAGGCCCCCGCGAAGTCGACGACTACGAAAGCCCCCGCCAAGTCGAGCACAAAGTCAGCCGCGAAGAAGCCCGCGACCACCAAGGCTCCCGAAACCAAGGCCGCAGCTAAGGCGACCCCTGCGAAGGCACCAACCAAGAAGGCCGCCACAGCGAAGGCACCAGCGAAGAAGACCGCCACAGCAAAGGCTCCCGCGAAGAAGACCGCCACCGCAAAGTCAACGTCCGGCGACGCAAACCTCAAATTGGTCGACGAACCGGTGAAGAAGGCCAGCCGTTCCCGCAAGGCGGCAAAGGCTGCTGACGCCGACGTGCCCGAGGCGGAACTCGGGGCAGCAGCGGTACTGGAGAAGGAACTCGAATCAGAACTCGCCGAGGATCTTGCGACTGTTGACGGTGCCAAGACGGCAGATGGAAAGAAGCCGACCGAGGGCGAAGCGTTCGTGCTCTCCGATGTGGACGACACCGACGAGCCGGTGCAGCAGGTCACCCAGGCGGGCGCTACCGCAGATCCCGTCAAGGACTACCTCAAGCAGATCGGCAAGGTGCCGCTGCTGAACGCCGAACAAGAGGTCGAGCTAGCCAAGCGCATTGAGGCGGGTCTGTTCGCAGAGGAAAAACTCGCCGCCGGCGTCAAGGAATCCAATCTACGCGCTGACCTTGAGTGGATTTCCGAAGACGGCAGGCGGGCCAAGAACCACCTGCTGGAGGCGAACCTGCGGCTGGTTGTCTCGCTGGCCAAGCGGTACACCGGTCGCGGAATGCTCTTCCTGGATCTCATTCAAGAGGGAAACCTCGGCCTGATTCGCGCCGTCGAGAAGTTCGACTACACCAAGGGCTACAAGTTCTCGACCTATGCGACCTGGTGGATCCGCCAGGCCATCACCCGCGCCATGGCAGACCAGGCCCGCACAATCCGTATCCCCGTCCACATGGTCGAGGTCATCAACAAGCTCGCCCGCGTCCAGCGGCAGATGCTCCAGGATCTCGGTCGCGAGCCGACTCCCGAGGAGCTAGCCAAGGAACTGGATATGACGCCTGAAAAGGTCGTCGAAGTTCAGAAGTACGGCCGCGAACCGATCTCGCTGCATACCCCACTCGGTGAAGATGGCGACAGTGAGTTCGGCGATCTGATCGAAGACTCCGAGGCGATCGTGCCAAGCGACGCGGTGAGCTTTACGTTGCTCCAAGAACAACTTGAGTCAGTGCTGGACACCCTGTCTGAGCGCGAGGCCGGAGTTGTTCGCATGCGCTTCGGTCTCACGGACGGTCAGCCAAAGACGCTGGACGAGATTGGCAAGGTGTACGGCGTCACGCGGGAACGCATTCGCCAGATCGAGTCCAAGACGATGTCGAAGTTGCGGCACCCGTCTCGCTCGCAGGTTCTGCGCGACTACCTGGATTAG